Proteins encoded in a region of the Mucilaginibacter sabulilitoris genome:
- a CDS encoding glycosyltransferase yields MKLLLLSTSSSRNAGGLYNSVRNLGQALLKLNHYNPTVIAYNDEHSDVDIAAYEPLPVVQYKTIGPKGLAFSLELKKKFNHLAPDIIHQQGIYLYSSLVNHNYSKKHRIPYLISPRGMLDPWILNNNPLKKEIGFKLYERSNLKGAACIHALGMPEYHAIRKFGCDNPIAVIPNGVFLPSPLNLDSYSPPAWKADDDRKILLFLSRLHPKKGLENLMHAVKIDEKFRNKWKIIIAGESNTSVYLNSLIELQDKLQLKNDILFIGAQYHADKDLCFRYADAFILPSFSEGMPMAVLEAWSYSLPAIITEECNLPEGFEEAAAIKIEPNIDSIVDGLKKLNNFSDMELKRIGNNGYNLVRNNFTWEAIAQQMEEVYNWILEKGPRPNVVKVD; encoded by the coding sequence ATGAAATTACTTTTATTGAGTACGTCTAGCTCAAGAAATGCTGGGGGATTGTATAATAGCGTAAGAAACTTAGGTCAGGCTTTACTTAAGTTAAATCATTACAATCCAACGGTTATTGCTTATAATGATGAGCATAGTGATGTCGACATCGCAGCATATGAACCGTTACCAGTTGTGCAGTATAAAACAATTGGTCCAAAAGGTTTAGCTTTTTCACTCGAGCTAAAAAAGAAATTTAATCATCTTGCGCCAGATATCATTCATCAACAAGGAATATATTTATATTCATCGTTAGTAAATCATAATTATTCAAAGAAACATCGAATTCCCTATTTAATTTCTCCGCGAGGCATGCTCGATCCGTGGATATTAAATAATAACCCTTTGAAAAAAGAAATTGGATTCAAGTTATATGAGCGGAGTAATTTAAAGGGCGCAGCCTGTATCCATGCTTTAGGGATGCCCGAGTATCACGCTATTAGAAAATTTGGATGCGATAATCCCATTGCGGTAATTCCAAATGGCGTCTTTTTACCAAGTCCATTAAATTTAGATAGCTACAGTCCTCCAGCTTGGAAAGCCGATGATGATAGGAAAATTTTATTATTTTTGAGTAGACTGCACCCGAAGAAAGGTTTAGAAAATTTAATGCATGCTGTCAAAATAGATGAGAAGTTCAGAAACAAATGGAAAATAATCATTGCCGGCGAAAGTAACACTAGTGTGTATTTGAATTCACTCATTGAACTTCAAGATAAGCTTCAATTGAAAAATGATATTTTATTTATCGGGGCCCAATATCATGCGGATAAAGACCTTTGTTTTCGATATGCCGATGCGTTCATCTTACCATCTTTTAGTGAGGGAATGCCCATGGCGGTGTTAGAAGCTTGGTCATACAGTCTACCGGCAATTATAACTGAGGAATGTAATTTGCCAGAGGGCTTCGAAGAAGCTGCTGCGATAAAAATTGAACCTAACATAGATAGCATCGTAGACGGGTTAAAAAAATTAAATAACTTTTCAGATATGGAGCTTAAAAGAATAGGCAACAACGGATATAATTTGGTTAGAAACAACTTTACATGGGAAGCTATCGCTCAACAAATGGAAGAAGTCTATAATTGGATACTCGAAAAAGGTCCAAGACCCAATGTCGTAAAAGTTGATTAA
- a CDS encoding acyltransferase family protein yields MKRIKVLDVFRGLAALGVVIFHYTKYYRSIFDSDAPFFSYGYTGVSFFFIISGFVIFLTVKQSRSAGNFILRRFTRLYPTFWLCLLISTIVVRSIGLPGREVSWQASLINITMIPKCFGFAEVDGVYWSLLPEFFFYLFMAIIIFTKLSNKLFFWVLPWLTLCLIRQFIHFPPVISYFLNLNYGFYFISGIMFYQIKFTSGKKLHYHIIIFVSLLIYYLSAKSLTEAILITLFYAIFYLFIYDKLNWLGNKVFYFLGAISFPLYLIHQNIGYIIINYFKRYDSNFPIYWIILPVLINILIAAIISKYFEKPIIKVCRKYFELNANHQLPEMPKEDLYRNKAFEN; encoded by the coding sequence ATGAAGAGAATAAAAGTTTTGGACGTGTTTAGAGGCCTTGCAGCCTTGGGGGTCGTCATCTTTCATTATACAAAATATTATCGAAGCATATTTGATTCAGACGCACCTTTTTTTTCATATGGCTATACTGGTGTTAGCTTTTTTTTCATCATCAGCGGTTTTGTTATCTTTTTAACAGTTAAACAAAGCCGAAGTGCTGGTAACTTCATTTTACGAAGGTTTACTCGTCTATATCCGACTTTTTGGCTTTGTCTACTTATTTCGACTATAGTTGTTAGATCGATTGGACTGCCAGGTAGAGAAGTGTCGTGGCAAGCTTCATTAATCAACATTACTATGATTCCAAAATGTTTTGGGTTTGCAGAGGTCGACGGTGTATATTGGTCATTGTTACCGGAATTTTTCTTTTACTTATTTATGGCAATTATTATATTTACAAAACTTAGTAATAAGTTATTTTTCTGGGTGCTACCATGGCTTACGTTGTGTTTGATTAGGCAATTCATTCATTTCCCGCCAGTAATTAGTTATTTCTTAAATCTCAATTATGGTTTTTATTTCATTTCTGGCATCATGTTTTATCAGATCAAGTTTACGTCGGGTAAAAAGCTCCATTATCATATAATAATCTTTGTTTCGCTACTGATATATTATTTGTCAGCTAAGTCGTTAACAGAAGCAATTTTAATCACTTTATTTTACGCAATTTTTTATCTATTCATCTACGATAAATTAAATTGGCTTGGGAATAAAGTGTTTTATTTCTTAGGTGCTATCTCGTTTCCGCTGTATTTAATTCATCAAAATATAGGATATATTATTATAAATTATTTTAAGAGGTATGACTCCAATTTTCCAATTTATTGGATAATTTTACCTGTTTTAATTAATATATTAATAGCGGCAATAATTTCGAAGTATTTCGAAAAGCCTATTATCAAGGTTTGTAGAAAATATTTCGAACTTAATGCAAATCATCAACTACCGGAAATGCCAAAAGAGGATTTATATAGGAACAAGGCATTTGAAAATTGA
- a CDS encoding glycosyltransferase, which yields MKKKIVHYIAKLKDGGAQTQLVLLCNQIDRSKYEIVIVCWDKETSIPLSDDIKIILVSRGGIYSLISFFKEIYKLTLELKPDIVQLWMPEVLTLPAAFAAKHMGIPIISCERRLPINTLGKLWLRDRIKYLIHCISTVIVANFPLPIKRKSIFNVILKHKRNQTIYNGLDIDGLKSLRRPFIAKGSAPFKLVYSGRLVSQKNVDVLIRACKGVIDHGIEIELKIFGNGDDERDLIALCKQLELDNYVKFLGYQDNWKELSADSHCFVLPSNREGMPNVLFEAIAIGLPIISTNIEEINCHFTSGYDALLVAPNDAQSLTEAIRMLVNAPELLSVIRSNGLKTAQKYTVKAMTFSYEMLYDQKH from the coding sequence ATGAAAAAGAAGATTGTACACTATATTGCGAAGTTGAAGGATGGGGGGGCTCAAACACAACTGGTTCTATTATGCAATCAAATTGACCGTTCGAAATATGAAATAGTTATTGTTTGTTGGGATAAAGAGACATCGATTCCTTTAAGTGATGACATTAAAATAATTTTAGTTTCAAGAGGGGGCATTTATAGTCTTATAAGTTTTTTTAAAGAAATTTACAAATTGACTTTGGAACTTAAGCCAGACATTGTCCAATTATGGATGCCGGAAGTGCTTACGCTTCCCGCAGCATTTGCTGCTAAGCATATGGGTATTCCTATAATTAGTTGCGAAAGGCGATTACCCATTAATACATTAGGTAAACTATGGCTTCGCGACAGGATTAAATACCTTATCCACTGTATCTCCACTGTAATTGTAGCAAATTTTCCGCTTCCAATTAAACGCAAATCCATATTTAATGTAATACTCAAACATAAACGGAATCAAACTATCTATAACGGTTTAGACATTGACGGACTGAAATCTTTACGTAGGCCTTTCATTGCCAAAGGAAGTGCCCCATTCAAACTTGTTTACTCTGGCCGCTTGGTTTCGCAAAAAAATGTAGATGTGCTGATTAGGGCTTGTAAAGGCGTTATTGATCACGGTATTGAAATTGAATTAAAAATATTTGGCAATGGCGATGATGAAAGAGACCTGATTGCTCTTTGTAAGCAGTTGGAATTGGACAATTACGTTAAATTTTTAGGTTATCAAGATAATTGGAAAGAGTTATCTGCAGATTCGCACTGCTTTGTATTACCAAGTAACAGAGAAGGAATGCCAAATGTCCTTTTTGAAGCAATAGCAATAGGATTGCCCATTATATCGACAAATATTGAAGAAATTAATTGTCATTTTACTAGTGGATACGATGCATTATTGGTCGCTCCTAATGACGCGCAAAGTTTGACGGAAGCAATTAGAATGTTAGTAAATGCACCTGAATTGCTATCAGTAATAAGATCTAATGGATTAAAGACCGCGCAAAAGTACACAGTGAAAGCGATGACATTTTCATATGAAATGTTATACGATCAAAAACACTGA
- a CDS encoding WcaF family extracellular polysaccharide biosynthesis acetyltransferase, whose amino-acid sequence MISKVQLKNFDSNIGFNRGATKLKLIMWYMAKMLFFNAFPFPNSIKRRILILFGARIGKGLVIKPKVNIHMPWKLEIGNDVWIGEEVFILNFEYITIGNNVCVSQRAFLCGGNHDFRNPSMPYRNGPITLEDGSWIGANVFVGPSVSIGTDTVVSAGSVVTKSLLENAIYKGNPCQYVKERWTTI is encoded by the coding sequence ATGATTTCAAAAGTACAACTGAAAAATTTTGATAGCAACATTGGCTTCAATCGTGGAGCCACTAAATTAAAACTAATCATGTGGTACATGGCCAAAATGCTCTTCTTCAATGCTTTTCCGTTTCCTAACTCGATAAAAAGGAGGATCTTAATATTGTTTGGGGCGAGAATAGGGAAAGGCTTGGTTATAAAACCTAAAGTAAATATTCATATGCCCTGGAAGCTTGAAATAGGTAACGATGTTTGGATCGGTGAGGAAGTATTTATATTGAATTTTGAATATATTACCATTGGCAATAACGTTTGCGTATCTCAACGTGCGTTTTTATGTGGCGGAAATCATGATTTCCGAAATCCGTCAATGCCATATCGGAATGGTCCAATTACACTCGAAGATGGCTCATGGATTGGCGCCAATGTTTTCGTCGGTCCAAGCGTATCCATTGGAACAGATACTGTTGTTTCCGCTGGGTCAGTAGTTACCAAAAGTTTACTTGAAAATGCCATCTATAAAGGGAACCCGTGCCAATATGTAAAGGAGCGTTGGACTACCATTTGA